The following are encoded in a window of Stieleria sp. JC731 genomic DNA:
- a CDS encoding type II secretion system F family protein, whose amino-acid sequence MSSTAAGPLCRRLGVGVRAGVSLLRLLDAETKYGSPRQKAALTAVLEDVKAGFELHEAFQNQAPYFPRLMVTMTRAGESTGTLERTFLTLANHYDHQLKIRRQFFSSIAWPMLQLGMSLCVISLVIYLLGILQPAGGGAMNDILGFGLRGGSGVIKFWLYVACVAALIWAAIYGFRQNLGGIQNMIPVFYLVPKFGPAIQTITLSRFTRILSIGLSAGLDPIRSVQLALASTDSDYYRSGNDTVKIAIEEQGETLAGALRATELFPDTLLHLIEVSELSGTESESIEHIAEEYEERAKSAMRTISGIATGVIWLAVVSLLVFMILRIAMTYIGGINSALEDLR is encoded by the coding sequence ATGTCTTCTACTGCGGCTGGGCCCCTCTGTCGTCGATTGGGTGTTGGGGTGCGTGCGGGGGTCAGCCTGCTGCGGCTATTGGATGCTGAAACCAAGTACGGCAGCCCTAGGCAAAAGGCGGCACTGACAGCCGTTTTGGAAGACGTGAAGGCTGGATTCGAACTTCATGAAGCTTTCCAAAATCAAGCTCCGTATTTTCCAAGGTTGATGGTCACGATGACGAGGGCCGGTGAGTCTACCGGGACGTTGGAAAGAACGTTTTTGACTTTGGCGAATCACTACGATCATCAGTTGAAGATACGCCGCCAATTCTTCTCGTCGATCGCTTGGCCGATGCTTCAGCTGGGAATGTCGCTCTGTGTCATCTCGTTGGTCATCTACTTGCTGGGCATTCTGCAGCCGGCAGGTGGAGGCGCGATGAATGACATCCTCGGTTTTGGATTGCGAGGCGGTTCGGGGGTGATAAAGTTTTGGTTGTATGTCGCCTGCGTCGCCGCGCTGATCTGGGCTGCGATCTACGGGTTCCGGCAGAACCTCGGCGGCATCCAGAACATGATTCCCGTGTTCTACTTGGTCCCAAAGTTTGGACCGGCAATTCAGACAATCACTTTGTCACGCTTTACTAGAATCCTATCGATCGGTTTAAGTGCAGGCTTGGACCCGATCCGCAGCGTTCAATTGGCTCTGGCAAGTACTGACAGTGATTACTATCGCAGCGGCAACGACACCGTCAAAATTGCGATCGAAGAGCAAGGCGAAACATTGGCCGGGGCATTGCGGGCAACCGAGCTCTTTCCGGATACCTTGCTTCACTTGATCGAAGTTTCTGAACTTTCAGGAACGGAAAGCGAATCGATCGAGCATATTGCTGAAGAGTATGAAGAGCGGGCGAAGTCTGCAATGCGAACCATCAGTGGGATCGCCACCGGTGTGATTTGGCTTGCCGTTGTCTCGCTGTTGGTCTTTATGATTCTGCGAATCGCTATGACCTATATCGGCGGCATCAACTCTGCACTCGAAGACCTTCGCTAA
- a CDS encoding CBS domain-containing protein, translating to MKKNEPVSKVMSSALQTVHDGEPVSTLRKIFEGAGIHHVPVLSGETLIGIVSWNDFMRISFGAYGSQDARNLDEIMDHTYKLSDVMTVDPVTIPLSGTIRDAARILGEGKFHALPVVDGEKLVGIVTSSDLIRFLSEL from the coding sequence ATGAAGAAGAACGAACCCGTTTCCAAGGTCATGTCATCGGCCCTTCAAACGGTTCATGATGGTGAACCCGTTTCGACCTTGCGAAAAATTTTCGAAGGTGCAGGCATCCACCACGTCCCGGTTCTCAGTGGCGAAACGCTGATCGGTATCGTTAGCTGGAATGATTTTATGCGAATTTCATTCGGAGCCTATGGAAGCCAGGACGCGCGGAACCTGGACGAGATTATGGATCACACCTACAAGTTGTCGGATGTGATGACGGTCGATCCCGTAACGATTCCGCTTTCAGGAACGATCCGCGACGCAGCTAGGATTCTGGGTGAAGGCAAATTCCATGCGTTGCCTGTAGTCGATGGCGAGAAACTTGTCGGCATCGTCACATCCAGCGATCTAATTCGCTTTCTATCAGAGCTTTAA
- a CDS encoding ribose-phosphate diphosphokinase, with protein MRELKIFSGRANPELAMKICRHLHLEPAAISLGKFPDGENFCKLDEDVRGRDVFLVQPTCPPVNDNLFELLVMIDCCKRASAERVTAVIPYYGYARQDRKDEGRVPITAKMVANLITRAGADRVLTMDLHAAQIQGFFDVPVDHLYAAPVLNEHFSGRGLTDDKIVVVSPDEGSIKRAVGHGKRLGGPLAIVDKRRTNALEVRQSTIIGGPIEGKIALMFDDMISTAGSICGAAKLVHEAGAAEIHIACTHGVLCGPAIERLREAPIDSITVTDSIPIPSDKMLPKMVQLTVAPLLAEAIKRIHHDQSISELFRER; from the coding sequence ATGCGTGAGCTAAAGATTTTTAGCGGTCGGGCCAACCCCGAATTGGCGATGAAGATTTGTCGCCACCTGCACCTTGAACCCGCCGCGATCTCGCTGGGCAAATTTCCCGATGGCGAGAATTTTTGCAAGCTGGACGAAGACGTACGCGGACGCGACGTGTTCCTCGTTCAACCAACTTGCCCGCCCGTGAACGACAACTTGTTTGAGTTGTTGGTGATGATCGATTGCTGCAAGCGAGCAAGCGCCGAACGCGTCACCGCGGTCATTCCGTACTACGGTTACGCCAGACAGGATCGCAAAGACGAGGGCCGCGTGCCGATCACGGCCAAAATGGTCGCAAACCTGATCACTCGTGCTGGCGCTGACCGAGTCCTGACGATGGACTTGCACGCCGCTCAAATCCAAGGTTTCTTCGACGTCCCTGTCGACCACCTTTACGCCGCGCCGGTGTTGAACGAACACTTCTCCGGTCGTGGATTGACCGACGACAAGATCGTTGTTGTCAGTCCCGATGAAGGCAGCATCAAACGTGCTGTCGGACACGGCAAACGTCTCGGCGGGCCATTGGCGATCGTCGACAAACGACGCACCAATGCGTTGGAAGTTCGCCAAAGTACCATCATCGGTGGACCGATCGAAGGCAAGATCGCGTTGATGTTTGACGACATGATCAGCACTGCCGGTTCGATTTGCGGCGCGGCAAAACTGGTTCATGAAGCTGGCGCTGCAGAGATCCACATCGCCTGCACACACGGCGTATTGTGTGGGCCAGCGATCGAACGACTTCGCGAAGCGCCGATCGACTCAATCACCGTCACCGACTCGATCCCGATCCCTTCAGACAAGATGCTGCCCAAGATGGTCCAACTGACCGTCGCGCCGTTGCTTGCCGAAGCGATCAAGCGAATTCACCACGATCAATCGATTAGCGAATTGTTTCGCGAACGATAG
- a CDS encoding helix-turn-helix transcriptional regulator, with protein sequence MADTRKTDLLSEPTPGSGVQIFQTAQFSYRVFMVPESESKSPRMVETLLASLYLPRWTTTMRLIGKSDCVRLPDGTAGLVVVQGGEVSVTLAGSDQSIHLSAGDHAVSTGAQETQIRSIAGAAKILLATFDAIGLEHNRINKLLPALTLVQSKEYESLKRSNGLLENAARLGLNEDNWGDQLIISKLAEAILLQALATELDRSIPDLFDMPQELMEALGDRNIGPVIRKIWSDPSLPWTVPMMARLARLSRSTFAERFRSLVGEPPLRHLTEVRMKLACRLLSEGGLGVTAIGRMVGYENGSSFSNSFKKWASLSPLEFRKQAHGSASNANENLISQPVSKHHAY encoded by the coding sequence ATGGCCGACACCAGAAAAACAGATTTGCTTTCGGAACCGACGCCAGGATCTGGTGTTCAAATATTTCAAACTGCCCAATTTTCATATCGCGTCTTCATGGTCCCTGAGTCTGAAAGTAAATCGCCCAGGATGGTCGAAACACTGTTGGCATCTCTTTACTTGCCACGGTGGACCACGACGATGCGATTGATAGGTAAATCCGATTGCGTTCGCCTTCCAGATGGAACCGCCGGACTCGTCGTCGTCCAAGGCGGCGAAGTTTCGGTGACACTGGCCGGGTCGGATCAATCGATCCATCTATCGGCAGGTGACCATGCTGTTTCAACCGGTGCGCAAGAGACACAAATCCGATCAATTGCAGGTGCCGCCAAGATCCTTTTGGCGACCTTCGACGCGATCGGCCTGGAACACAACCGGATCAACAAGCTGCTCCCAGCTTTAACGCTTGTTCAGTCGAAAGAATACGAAAGCTTAAAACGTTCCAATGGCTTGCTTGAAAACGCGGCCCGGTTGGGACTGAACGAAGACAATTGGGGCGATCAACTGATCATCAGCAAACTCGCCGAAGCGATTTTGTTACAGGCTTTGGCTACAGAACTGGACCGATCGATTCCTGATCTCTTCGATATGCCGCAGGAACTGATGGAAGCATTGGGCGATCGAAATATCGGTCCGGTCATTCGCAAAATTTGGTCCGACCCCTCGCTACCATGGACGGTCCCAATGATGGCGAGACTCGCACGTTTGTCACGCTCGACGTTTGCCGAACGCTTTCGTAGTCTCGTCGGTGAACCCCCACTTCGGCACCTGACCGAAGTCCGAATGAAGTTGGCGTGTCGGTTGCTTTCTGAAGGTGGCTTGGGAGTCACCGCAATTGGAAGAATGGTTGGTTATGAGAACGGTTCGTCGTTCAGCAACTCGTTTAAGAAGTGGGCAAGCCTTTCTCCACTGGAATTTCGAAAGCAAGCCCACGGCAGTGCATCGAATGCGAATGAAAATCTAATCAGCCAACCGGTCAGTAAGCACCACGCTTATTAG
- a CDS encoding di-heme oxidoredictase family protein, which translates to MKSRLVAASKVVLLSSTLIGFVAPKALGVSPAAVGKAVVNPATISQGKQLFEHQWTSRNPRLGSDGLGPLFNATSCVGCHNQGGAGGGGEAKFNAKTIGIEKLQIDGGQVTPDVLATMVRSMHPGFQLSDGTLINTCSISHFGGTAAYQEGRSKLIDLLPVEFADEGGSANASEVRRANAFPIHFQNQVGQYNMQVQARLYQRNTTALFGAGLIDQVPDKAIERQAKLQQRHPEISGRPSTLRDGRFGKFGWRGNLASLIDFTDQACANEVGLRTDRRQQPSDPTNPDYRNPAVDISDAEVRAMRDYLAALPAPTRKIPQDLALQKEVMQGEQLFASVGCAVCHVPNLGPANGAYTDLLLHEMGPESMDLNHAEPYIQKMSLEQVPRLWTGESVEGEVNAVGTETMGAYYGPATRIDVRRSVSPTSVSFSQANPWKSGDVRSSFLNLKVRRDLAAKEEHVARQMAGDPYSFVAPQYPAQTLLTVPRPTDLVMDLGRRREQKSEVNLGGVKQNDSRMLGTFVSGEKMYGNFDVTTNEFVVADQYIRVRFERTKFNEEWRTPPLWGVADSAPYMHDGRAGTLLEAIAMHGGEASGTRDRFLTLPKPGRDAIIAFLQTMVAPSESPLTSVTAN; encoded by the coding sequence ATGAAATCCAGATTGGTGGCGGCTTCGAAGGTCGTTCTTCTCAGTAGTACCCTGATAGGTTTTGTCGCTCCTAAGGCTTTGGGCGTTTCACCGGCTGCTGTAGGAAAAGCGGTGGTGAATCCCGCGACGATCAGCCAGGGAAAACAGCTTTTTGAGCACCAGTGGACAAGCCGGAATCCGCGTTTGGGAAGCGATGGACTAGGGCCATTGTTTAACGCTACTTCTTGTGTCGGCTGCCACAACCAAGGCGGAGCTGGCGGCGGTGGCGAGGCAAAGTTTAATGCCAAGACGATCGGAATCGAAAAGCTTCAAATCGACGGCGGTCAAGTGACACCGGACGTGCTGGCAACCATGGTGCGTTCGATGCATCCAGGGTTTCAGCTATCCGACGGGACGCTGATAAATACTTGTTCGATTTCGCACTTCGGCGGGACGGCTGCTTATCAGGAAGGTCGTTCAAAATTGATCGATTTGCTTCCGGTTGAATTCGCAGATGAAGGTGGCTCGGCGAACGCCTCTGAGGTACGTCGGGCGAACGCTTTCCCGATTCATTTCCAAAACCAAGTCGGTCAGTACAACATGCAGGTACAAGCCCGGTTGTACCAGCGAAATACGACAGCTCTTTTCGGTGCCGGGCTTATTGACCAGGTCCCAGACAAGGCAATCGAACGACAGGCAAAGCTTCAGCAGCGTCACCCGGAAATCAGTGGGCGGCCATCAACGTTGCGTGACGGTCGCTTCGGGAAGTTTGGTTGGCGAGGCAACTTGGCCTCACTGATCGATTTCACTGACCAAGCTTGTGCAAACGAAGTGGGGCTGCGAACCGATCGGCGGCAGCAGCCAAGTGATCCCACAAACCCAGACTATCGAAATCCCGCGGTCGACATCTCTGATGCCGAGGTGCGAGCGATGCGAGATTATCTTGCCGCATTGCCAGCACCGACGAGAAAGATTCCTCAAGACTTAGCATTGCAAAAGGAAGTGATGCAGGGAGAGCAGTTGTTCGCATCGGTCGGTTGTGCGGTCTGTCACGTACCGAATTTGGGGCCCGCAAATGGCGCGTACACAGATCTATTGCTGCATGAAATGGGGCCTGAGTCAATGGATCTGAATCATGCCGAACCCTACATCCAGAAGATGTCCTTGGAGCAGGTTCCGCGATTGTGGACGGGCGAATCTGTCGAAGGAGAGGTGAACGCAGTCGGGACGGAAACGATGGGTGCCTACTATGGGCCCGCAACACGAATCGATGTTCGAAGAAGTGTGAGCCCTACAAGTGTTAGCTTCAGCCAGGCGAATCCGTGGAAGAGTGGGGATGTACGCTCAAGTTTTCTTAATTTAAAGGTGCGGCGGGATTTGGCTGCCAAGGAGGAGCACGTAGCTCGGCAGATGGCAGGGGATCCCTACTCGTTTGTTGCGCCTCAGTACCCGGCGCAAACGCTTTTAACGGTTCCACGTCCAACCGACTTGGTGATGGACTTGGGGCGTCGTCGTGAGCAAAAGTCTGAGGTCAACTTGGGAGGTGTTAAGCAGAATGACAGTCGAATGTTGGGGACGTTCGTCTCTGGGGAAAAGATGTACGGTAATTTCGATGTCACCACGAATGAGTTTGTCGTTGCGGATCAATACATCAGAGTTCGCTTCGAACGAACGAAGTTCAACGAAGAGTGGCGAACACCTCCGCTTTGGGGTGTTGCGGATTCGGCGCCGTATATGCATGACGGGCGTGCCGGGACGTTGCTCGAAGCGATCGCCATGCATGGTGGTGAAGCTTCTGGAACGCGTGATCGGTTTCTAACGCTTCCCAAGCCAGGACGCGATGCGATCATCGCGTTCTTGCAGACTATGGTCGCTCCATCGGAAAGTCCACTGACTTCCGTGACTGCCAACTGA
- a CDS encoding di-heme oxidoredictase family protein, with amino-acid sequence MKSRLVAASKVVLLSSTLIGFVAPKALGVSPAAVGKAVVNPATISQGKQLFEHQWTSRNPRLGSDGLGPLFNATSCVGCHNQGGAGGGGEAKFNAKTIGIEKLQIDGGQVTPDVLATMVRSMHPGFQLADGTLINTCSISHFGGTAAYQEGRSKLIDSLPVEFADEGGSANASEVRRANAFPIHFQNQVGQYNMQVQARLYQRNTTALFGAGLIDQVPDKAIERQAKLQQRHPEISGRPSTLRDGRFGKFGWRGNLASLIDFTDQACANEVGLRTKRRQQPSDPTDPAYRNPAVDISDAEVRAMRDYLAALPAPTIKMPQDPVLQKEVMQGEQLFASVGCAVCHVPTLGPATGAYTDLLLHEMGPESMDLNHAEPYIQKATIEQVPRLQTSKRFSGTITGEETSMGAYYGPATSIELDEYDSPQSFDIALPVPNGNRATSGSIGVPRSVYGGAVSPVLGNLNSRLGRSFAFVAPEFPSQTLLLVPRSTDKIVEDTTTVKSDRFGKPFSGGASFENNIRVTKDYVGSFEQTTTRQLVMDKFLRVRFEQTKFNEEWRTPPLWGVADSAPYMHDGRAGTLLEAIAMHGGEASGTRDRFLALPKPGRDAIIAFLQTMVAPTESPLTSVTAN; translated from the coding sequence ATGAAATCCAGATTGGTGGCGGCTTCGAAGGTCGTTCTTCTCAGTAGTACCCTGATAGGTTTTGTCGCTCCTAAGGCTTTGGGCGTTTCTCCGGCTGCTGTAGGAAAAGCGGTGGTGAATCCCGCGACGATCAGCCAGGGTAAACAGCTTTTTGAGCACCAGTGGACAAGCCGAAATCCGCGTTTGGGAAGCGATGGACTAGGGCCATTGTTTAACGCTACTTCTTGTGTCGGTTGCCACAACCAAGGCGGAGCTGGCGGCGGTGGCGAGGCAAAGTTTAATGCCAAGACGATCGGAATCGAAAAGCTACAAATCGATGGCGGTCAAGTGACACCCGACGTGCTGGCAACCATGGTGCGTTCGATGCATCCAGGGTTTCAGTTAGCCGATGGGACGCTGATAAATACCTGTTCGATTTCTCACTTCGGCGGGACGGCTGCCTATCAGGAAGGTCGTTCAAAATTAATCGATTCGCTTCCGGTTGAATTCGCAGATGAAGGTGGCTCGGCGAACGCCTCTGAGGTACGTCGGGCGAACGCTTTCCCGATTCATTTCCAAAACCAAGTCGGTCAGTACAACATGCAGGTACAAGCCCGGTTGTACCAAAGAAATACGACAGCTCTTTTTGGTGCGGGACTCATTGACCAGGTCCCAGACAAGGCAATCGAACGACAAGCAAAGCTTCAGCAGCGGCACCCGGAAATCAGTGGGCGGCCATCAACGTTGCGTGACGGTCGCTTCGGGAAGTTTGGTTGGCGAGGCAACTTGGCCTCACTGATCGATTTCACCGACCAAGCTTGTGCAAACGAAGTGGGGCTGCGAACAAAACGCCGTCAACAGCCCAGCGACCCAACGGATCCGGCGTATCGAAATCCCGCGGTCGATATCTCTGATGCCGAGGTGCGAGCGATGCGAGATTATCTTGCCGCATTGCCAGCACCGACGATAAAGATGCCTCAAGATCCGGTATTGCAAAAGGAAGTGATGCAGGGAGAGCAGTTGTTCGCATCGGTCGGTTGTGCGGTCTGTCACGTACCGACACTTGGACCAGCTACCGGTGCCTACACGGACTTGCTGCTACACGAGATGGGTCCGGAGTCAATGGACTTAAACCATGCCGAGCCGTACATCCAGAAGGCGACGATTGAGCAGGTTCCCCGTCTTCAGACCAGTAAACGATTCAGCGGTACGATTACAGGTGAAGAAACTTCGATGGGGGCGTACTACGGACCGGCGACTTCGATTGAGCTTGATGAATACGACAGCCCCCAAAGTTTTGATATTGCGCTTCCGGTGCCGAATGGGAATCGTGCTACCAGTGGATCAATCGGTGTGCCTCGTTCTGTATACGGTGGAGCTGTCAGTCCGGTGCTAGGAAACTTGAACTCCAGATTGGGGCGATCGTTCGCTTTTGTTGCACCTGAGTTTCCATCTCAGACTCTTTTGCTCGTGCCGCGGTCGACGGACAAAATTGTGGAGGATACGACGACTGTAAAATCGGATCGTTTCGGCAAGCCATTTTCTGGCGGTGCGAGTTTTGAGAACAACATCCGAGTGACAAAGGACTACGTCGGAAGTTTTGAGCAAACGACCACGCGGCAATTGGTCATGGACAAATTCTTGAGAGTCCGCTTCGAACAAACGAAGTTCAACGAAGAGTGGCGAACACCTCCGCTTTGGGGTGTTGCGGATTCGGCGCCCTACATGCACGACGGGCGTGCCGGGACGTTGCTCGAAGCGATCGCCATGCATGGTGGTGAAGCTTCTGGAACGCGTGATCGGTTTCTAGCACTTCCCAAGCCAGGACGTGATGCGATCATCGCGTTCTTGCAGACCATGGTCGCGCCCACGGAAAGTCCACTGACTTCCGTGACTGCCAACTGA
- a CDS encoding ABC transporter substrate-binding protein — protein MLRTRLPHWCLCSIAVFFLAMPGCSRKGATPGNSVNVQLNWYPESEHGGLYQALTEGFYKDAGLEVSIQPGGRATPVGPELELGRAQFAIANADDVVIFRAQGLDVVAVMAAMQNHPRCIIARQDSGVEGFDDLAGKTFQRQAGRAFVEFLRAKKYLENVQEVPYHGSIASMVADPNVVIQGYSCAEPLLAKQQGIEVNTLMVSDLGFNPYSSVLVTTGKLIRENPAMVQTFVDATREGWKRYLTDGAKGNKLILSINEQGMTEEALQFGAESMVDLAMPNDASIDTVGSMTSERWQTLYEQLVELKVVESDKVKADECFTLQFLKD, from the coding sequence ATGCTCCGCACACGACTGCCGCATTGGTGCCTATGTTCCATCGCCGTGTTCTTTTTGGCGATGCCAGGATGCAGCCGAAAGGGTGCCACCCCCGGCAATTCGGTGAACGTTCAGCTGAATTGGTATCCAGAATCGGAGCACGGCGGACTTTACCAAGCTCTCACCGAAGGCTTTTATAAGGACGCTGGCCTGGAGGTCTCGATACAGCCCGGCGGTCGAGCGACTCCTGTCGGCCCAGAACTAGAACTAGGGCGAGCCCAGTTTGCGATTGCCAATGCAGACGATGTCGTGATCTTCCGTGCTCAAGGGCTTGATGTCGTTGCGGTCATGGCAGCCATGCAGAATCATCCACGCTGCATCATTGCTCGCCAAGACAGCGGTGTTGAAGGTTTTGACGACCTTGCGGGAAAAACGTTTCAGCGACAAGCCGGTCGAGCATTCGTTGAGTTTCTCCGAGCGAAGAAGTATCTGGAAAACGTTCAGGAGGTCCCCTACCACGGCAGCATCGCATCGATGGTTGCCGACCCGAACGTCGTCATCCAAGGCTACAGTTGTGCTGAGCCGCTATTGGCCAAGCAACAAGGAATCGAAGTCAATACCTTGATGGTCAGCGACTTGGGATTCAATCCATACAGCAGTGTTCTTGTCACGACGGGAAAGCTGATTCGCGAAAATCCAGCAATGGTCCAAACCTTTGTCGATGCGACTCGCGAAGGCTGGAAACGCTACCTAACAGACGGTGCGAAAGGCAACAAATTGATCTTGTCGATCAATGAACAAGGGATGACAGAAGAGGCCCTTCAGTTTGGGGCAGAATCGATGGTGGACCTTGCCATGCCAAACGACGCGTCAATCGACACCGTGGGCTCGATGACCAGCGAACGCTGGCAGACCCTGTATGAGCAACTGGTCGAACTGAAGGTTGTCGAGTCAGACAAAGTGAAAGCCGATGAGTGTTTCACTTTGCAGTTTTTAAAAGACTGA
- a CDS encoding acyltransferase family protein yields MADAAKTNEHVLRPHRRIVELDSLRALAAISLMLFHLTHVYSVKFGYTTSLGFEWPYGAYGTEMFFILSGFVNSMSLLRRGRPVDFVAARLIRIVPMFLLVIIANIWIMQLAPLNEQGLTTTQLAANLTLLPMIFGQDFVDPVMWTLQVEMLFYFTLVALYRCGGLKRYFIGWGSLLLMSLVACPWLDSMAESAEGATWFATASALRHLLLLDYVPLFAMGFLIYMIKTQTGKLWQNIAGIAVAAFVFHSIDHGKHNPVATLLILGLVTACAYGKMPVLRLKPLLFISTISYALYLCHNNLGCALIHRLDHSGYPPVVCFALSIVFAISLATLVTTRIEGPMTNWLRTRWERYRSGQLNEQPKVAVQ; encoded by the coding sequence ATGGCCGACGCTGCGAAAACGAACGAACACGTCCTTCGCCCCCACCGCCGGATCGTTGAACTTGACTCGCTGCGGGCACTCGCGGCGATCAGCCTGATGCTCTTTCACCTGACGCACGTCTACAGCGTCAAGTTTGGCTACACGACTTCGCTAGGGTTCGAATGGCCCTACGGTGCGTACGGCACGGAGATGTTTTTCATCCTGTCCGGGTTCGTCAACAGCATGTCTTTGCTTCGCCGAGGACGCCCGGTGGACTTCGTCGCCGCTCGGTTGATTCGTATCGTCCCGATGTTCTTGCTGGTCATCATCGCGAACATCTGGATCATGCAACTGGCGCCACTCAATGAGCAGGGACTCACCACAACGCAACTGGCTGCCAACCTAACGTTGCTGCCAATGATCTTCGGGCAAGACTTTGTCGACCCCGTGATGTGGACGTTGCAGGTCGAGATGCTGTTCTACTTCACACTCGTCGCCCTCTATCGATGCGGCGGGCTGAAGCGATACTTCATCGGATGGGGCAGTCTTTTGTTGATGTCGCTCGTCGCATGTCCCTGGCTGGATTCGATGGCTGAATCGGCAGAAGGCGCAACCTGGTTCGCGACCGCGTCGGCGCTACGCCATCTGCTGCTACTCGACTACGTCCCGCTGTTCGCGATGGGCTTTCTGATCTACATGATCAAAACCCAGACCGGCAAGCTATGGCAAAACATTGCCGGAATCGCCGTCGCCGCTTTTGTCTTTCACAGCATCGACCATGGGAAACACAACCCAGTGGCTACGCTTCTAATCCTAGGGCTCGTCACCGCATGTGCCTATGGAAAGATGCCTGTGTTGCGGCTGAAACCATTGCTATTTATCAGCACCATTTCGTACGCACTGTACCTGTGCCACAACAACCTTGGCTGTGCTTTAATTCACCGGCTGGATCATAGTGGATACCCACCGGTCGTCTGCTTTGCACTGTCAATTGTCTTTGCGATCAGCCTGGCGACACTGGTGACCACACGGATCGAGGGACCGATGACGAACTGGCTTCGCACGCGCTGGGAACGCTATCGAAGTGGCCAGTTGAACGAGCAACCGAAAGTCGCTGTCCAGTAG
- a CDS encoding sugar phosphate nucleotidyltransferase: MTPSSEPGSTSDSAGPAKNFDGPCAVVLAAGKGTRMKSDLPKVLCPVVDRPMIHFVIDALEKAGIHRQIVVVGYEADAVRNELQSRPNSNIEFVLQSEQLGTGHAVQCCREQLETQSGPTIVVAGDSPLIQPSSLASLLKYFGDKNPALLLGTLEKSDPTGLGRIVRNADGQFTGIVEHKDATPEQLEICEVNMSTYLFNTADLLESLSRLKNNNAQSEYYLTDCARLLYEANRPVEALAALQPCESLSINNPDELRLVDETMRTMGYA; this comes from the coding sequence ATGACTCCCTCGTCTGAACCTGGGTCGACAAGCGACTCCGCCGGTCCTGCGAAGAACTTCGACGGCCCTTGCGCTGTGGTACTTGCGGCCGGAAAAGGCACTCGCATGAAGAGCGATTTGCCAAAGGTGCTCTGTCCCGTTGTCGACCGACCGATGATCCATTTTGTCATCGACGCCTTGGAAAAAGCGGGCATCCACCGACAAATCGTTGTCGTCGGATACGAAGCCGATGCGGTTCGAAATGAATTGCAATCACGGCCGAATTCCAATATCGAATTCGTGCTCCAGTCGGAACAACTCGGTACCGGTCATGCCGTTCAGTGCTGCCGAGAACAATTGGAAACCCAATCGGGCCCGACAATTGTCGTCGCAGGTGACTCGCCCCTGATTCAGCCAAGCAGCCTGGCAAGCCTGCTGAAATACTTCGGCGATAAAAATCCGGCTTTGCTGTTGGGAACGCTTGAGAAGTCGGATCCGACAGGACTGGGACGCATCGTCCGAAACGCCGATGGCCAATTCACCGGGATCGTCGAACACAAAGACGCCACGCCGGAGCAATTGGAAATCTGTGAAGTCAACATGAGCACCTACTTGTTCAATACCGCAGACCTGCTGGAATCACTCAGCCGCCTGAAGAACAACAACGCTCAGTCGGAGTACTACCTGACCGATTGTGCGCGATTGCTTTACGAAGCCAATCGCCCTGTCGAAGCACTCGCGGCACTGCAGCCTTGCGAGTCACTTTCAATTAACAACCCCGACGAACTACGGTTGGTCGACGAAACGATGCGGACGATGGGATATGCGTGA